A part of Microbulbifer sp. MI-G genomic DNA contains:
- a CDS encoding malate dehydrogenase, with product MKAPVRVAVTGAAGQISYSLLFRIASGEMLGKDQPVILQLLEITPALEALKGVAMELEDCAFPLLAGIVQSDNATIAFKDVDYALLVGARPRGPGMERKDLLEANAAIFSAQGKALNDVASRSVKVLVVGNPANTNALIAQRNAPDLDPRNFTAMTRLDHNRALSQLANKTGSSVNDITHLTIWGNHSSTQYPDLYQVKVSGGAAMDLVAQDWYEKDFIPTVQQRGAAIIKARGASSAASAANAAIDHMRDWALGTAEGDWTSMAVYSDGSYGIQKGLIYSFPCTCADGHWKIVQGVENNAFSREKMAATEQELVEERDAVAHLLP from the coding sequence GTGAAAGCACCTGTTCGTGTTGCTGTCACCGGCGCTGCCGGCCAGATCAGCTATTCTTTGCTGTTTCGTATCGCTTCCGGCGAGATGCTGGGTAAAGACCAACCGGTTATTCTGCAGTTACTGGAAATTACGCCGGCACTGGAGGCGCTGAAAGGGGTCGCCATGGAACTCGAAGACTGTGCCTTCCCACTGCTTGCGGGTATCGTTCAGTCCGATAATGCCACTATTGCCTTTAAAGACGTCGATTACGCACTGCTGGTCGGTGCACGCCCCCGCGGGCCCGGCATGGAACGCAAGGATCTGCTGGAAGCCAATGCTGCAATATTTTCTGCGCAGGGTAAGGCCCTGAACGATGTTGCTTCGCGCAGCGTAAAAGTTCTGGTGGTTGGCAATCCGGCAAATACCAATGCGCTGATTGCCCAGCGCAACGCCCCGGATCTGGATCCGCGCAATTTCACCGCGATGACCCGCCTGGACCACAATCGCGCGCTGTCTCAGTTGGCCAACAAAACGGGGTCCAGCGTGAATGACATTACCCATCTGACGATCTGGGGCAACCACTCCTCCACCCAGTATCCGGATCTGTACCAGGTTAAAGTTTCCGGCGGTGCGGCTATGGATCTGGTCGCGCAGGACTGGTACGAAAAGGACTTTATTCCCACTGTTCAGCAGCGCGGTGCGGCAATTATCAAGGCCCGAGGTGCCTCCTCCGCGGCATCTGCTGCCAATGCGGCGATCGACCACATGCGCGATTGGGCCCTGGGTACTGCTGAAGGCGACTGGACCAGCATGGCAGTGTACAGTGATGGTTCCTATGGTATTCAGAAAGGCCTGATTTATTCTTTTCCCTGTACCTGCGCAGATGGTCACTGGAAAATTGTTCAAGGTGTTGAAAACAACGCTTTCTCCCGTGAAAAGATGGCAGCCACCGAACAGGAGCTGGTGGAAGAGCGCGATGCAGTAGCGCACCTGCTGCCATAA
- a CDS encoding dUTP diphosphatase encodes MMKQQLQVMLTLQDEINTLVNDNWRAQNFAWYRAIWVESAELLDHYGWKWWKKQQPDMEQVKLELVDIWHFGLSLELQQGAPERVAVSMLQALESGRRAPGDFRENLETFTLNTLASKQFDLVGFAQLLADTTMSFAELYRRYVGKNVLNRFRQDNGYQEGTYLKHWSGREDNEHLAEIANQLDSAAADYSDQVYRALQTRYRGAVRA; translated from the coding sequence ATGATGAAACAGCAGCTGCAGGTCATGCTGACCCTGCAAGACGAGATCAATACCTTGGTCAATGACAACTGGCGCGCGCAAAATTTTGCCTGGTATCGGGCAATATGGGTGGAAAGTGCCGAGCTGCTGGACCATTACGGCTGGAAGTGGTGGAAAAAACAACAGCCGGATATGGAGCAGGTAAAACTGGAGCTGGTGGATATCTGGCATTTCGGACTCAGCCTGGAGTTACAACAGGGTGCCCCCGAGCGGGTGGCGGTGAGCATGCTGCAGGCGCTTGAAAGCGGGCGGCGCGCACCGGGTGATTTTCGCGAGAACCTGGAGACTTTCACCCTGAATACACTGGCCAGCAAGCAGTTTGACCTGGTGGGATTTGCCCAATTGCTCGCCGATACCACTATGTCATTTGCGGAGCTTTATCGGCGCTATGTCGGTAAAAATGTGCTCAATCGCTTCCGCCAGGACAATGGTTACCAGGAGGGTACCTATTTGAAGCACTGGTCTGGCCGTGAAGACAATGAGCACCTGGCCGAGATCGCCAACCAGCTCGATTCTGCTGCTGCCGATTACAGTGATCAGGTTTATCGCGCTCTGCAAACACGTTACCGGGGAGCTGTACGGGCTTAA
- a CDS encoding TatD family hydrolase, translated as MLVDSHCHLDRLKLDNFAGDINAVLELARKRGVGRFLCVGVSLENADTVVEIASRHEDVVCSVGVHPLDVESGLAGVDALIKMAERPKVVALGETGLDYYYSTENKKVQQQSFAAHLEAAGRAVLPVIVHTRDAREDTINLIRTYGNLETAGVLHCFTESWEMAKAALDLNYYISLSGIVTFKNAQELRDVARKLPLDRLLVETDSPYLAPVPYRGKPNIPAYVREVAQFVADLRGIPYEQLAGMTTENFFRLFSRAA; from the coding sequence ATGCTCGTAGATTCTCACTGTCATCTGGACAGACTGAAACTCGACAATTTTGCTGGCGATATCAATGCCGTGCTGGAGCTTGCCCGCAAACGCGGGGTTGGCAGGTTCCTGTGTGTAGGGGTCAGCCTGGAAAATGCGGATACGGTAGTGGAGATCGCCTCTCGCCACGAGGATGTTGTCTGTTCCGTTGGAGTGCACCCATTGGATGTGGAATCGGGGTTGGCCGGTGTCGATGCTTTGATAAAAATGGCCGAGCGCCCCAAGGTGGTTGCTTTGGGGGAGACCGGTCTCGATTATTACTACAGTACAGAAAACAAGAAAGTTCAGCAGCAGAGCTTTGCCGCGCACCTGGAGGCAGCTGGCCGCGCGGTGCTGCCGGTGATTGTGCATACCCGCGATGCCCGCGAGGACACCATCAATCTGATTCGCACATACGGCAACCTGGAAACGGCAGGAGTTCTGCACTGTTTTACCGAGAGCTGGGAGATGGCAAAGGCCGCACTAGATCTCAACTACTATATTTCCCTGTCCGGCATTGTCACCTTTAAAAATGCGCAGGAGCTGCGTGATGTAGCGCGCAAGCTGCCCCTGGATCGTCTGCTGGTGGAGACGGATTCCCCTTATCTGGCCCCGGTTCCCTATCGAGGCAAGCCAAATATCCCCGCCTATGTGCGGGAAGTTGCTCAGTTTGTCGCCGACTTGCGAGGGATCCCCTATGAACAACTGGCCGGGATGACCACAGAAAACTTTTTCCGATTATTCTCCCGAGCCGCTTGA
- a CDS encoding PilZ domain-containing protein: MKAMGGGARSGILSLKIQDKSVLYAAYMPFVKNGGLFISTEKSYSLGDEVFLLLSLMDEPEKIPVAGKVIWITPSGAQGNRTPGIGVQFGDKDNIAQNKIETYLAGTLESSRPTHTL; encoded by the coding sequence GCGGTGCCCGCAGCGGCATTCTTTCGCTGAAGATCCAGGATAAGTCCGTTCTCTATGCGGCCTATATGCCTTTCGTAAAGAATGGGGGTCTGTTTATCAGTACGGAAAAATCCTACAGTCTCGGAGATGAGGTTTTCCTGCTGCTGAGTCTGATGGATGAGCCGGAAAAAATCCCGGTGGCTGGCAAGGTGATCTGGATAACTCCGAGCGGGGCCCAGGGCAACCGCACGCCGGGTATCGGCGTTCAGTTTGGGGACAAGGATAATATTGCCCAGAATAAAATTGAGACTTATCTGGCAGGCACTCTGGAATCGAGCCGGCCCACACATACGTTGTAA